GTGATGCATTTTGGTGTGGGTGGATTCCATCGTTCGCACCAGGCTTATGCATTGCAGCAATTGCTCCAGCTGGATCCTGTGAAGTATGCGGAATGGAGCATCTGTGGTATTTGCATCATGCCTTCCGACAAAGCATTTGTTGAAAGGGTGAAGCAGCAGGATCTGCTTTATTCGCTTCGCATCTGTGCATCGGGAACAAAGGAAGAAGTGATGGTGGTGGATGCCATTACAGAATTACTGTTCGGGCCGGAACAACAAAATGAAATTATACACAGGATCGCTGCTGCCTCAACAAAACTGATCAGCTTCACTATCACTGAAGGAGGCTACAATATTGATGAAGCCAGTGGCGCATTCAATTTGCAACAGGCAGAGATCCTGAATGATCTCCAGCCAGCCAATGCGGCTAAAACTGTTTTCGGATTTCTTGCGAGAGGATTACAAAAACGAATGAGTAGTGATGGGGGCCCCATTACATTATTGTCCTGCGATAATATCCAGGGCAATGGCGATGTGCTGAAACTGGCCCTGTACAGTTTTGTGAATGCATATGATGCTTCATTGATCACTTACCTGGATCAGCAGGTAAGCTTCCCGAATTGCATGGTAGACAGGATCACGCCGGTTACTACAGCTGCTGACCGGGCATTGCTGGAAACAGCATATGGTTATAAAGATGATTGCCTGGTGGTTTGTGAACCCTTCTTTCAATGGGTGATTGAAAAAGAGAAAAATGTACAGCTTCCACCACTTGAGCTGGTGGGTGTGGATCTGGTAGAAGATGTAAAAGCTTATGAAAGCATGAAGCTGCGCATCCTCAATGGAGGACATAGTTTAACCGGTCTTACCGGAAAAGCGATGGGCTACCAGTTCATTCATGATGCCGTGCAGGATCCCACTATTGCTGTTCTTTTTGATCTGTACAATGTAAAAGAAGTACATCCTTCCCTGGAGCCTTTGCCTGGCGTGGATTACGCAGCCTATGCCGCAAAAGTGAAATCAAGATTTGCCAATGCGCTGATCAACGATAGTACAGACAGGATCATTTCAGGCTCCACTGCCAAGATCCCCAAGTTCGTATTGCCTGTGATCCAGCACCAGGTAAGCAAAGGCATCAAGCCTGTTACCGGTGCATTGATCGTGGCAGCCTGGTGGCATTACCTGGATACGCAGATCGGTAGTGGTACAGCCATCGATGATCCGGCAGCTCCGGAATGGAAACAATTGTTCAGGGAAAATGCAGACGATACGTTGTCAGCATTTTTAGGAAAACAGGATCTGTTCGGCGAGCTATCGCTCAACACCCTGTTTTGTGAACAGGTGCAGTTATTCGCTGCGTTGATCAGGAAGCATGATATGTTGTACGCCTGCGAGCAGGCCATTAAAAGTTTACAGTAAATATGAAGCATACAAGAGTAGTTTGTTTTGGAGAAATATTGTGGGATAATCTGAAGGAAGGAAGAAGACTGGGCGGCGCGCCGCTGAATGTTTGCTATCACCTTACCAAGTCGGGCATTGAAAGCAGTATCATCAGCCAGGTAGGTAATGACCAGAATGGTGAAGCTATTTTCACTGAACTGAAAAAGCTTGGGGTTGATACCAGGTTCTGCGCCATCAGCATGGAGAAGCCAACCAGCACAGTGGAAGTTCATATGAACGGACAGGAACTGCGTTACGAGATCGTGGAAGATGTGGCCTGGGATTATATTGAAACCACTCCTGAAATGATTGAACTGGTGAAAGCCGCTGATGCACTGGTTTTTGGGAGCCTGGTCACCAGATCGGAGATCTCGAGAAAAACCTTGTTCCGCCTGATGGAAGAAAGCAGGTTCCTGGTATTTGATATGAATCTGCGTGCGCCATTTTATGATCGGGATGGCATTTTTCGTCTGATGAATAAAACGGATCTGCTGAAATTGAATGAGGATGAGCTGGGCATTGTGTCCGGATGGCTGGGAGAGAACAGCACAGAGAAACAGCAACAATTGCAGACCATCAGGAAACAGTTCCCGAATATCGCAGAGATCATACTCACGCTTGGAGCAGAAGGATCTGTCTATTTTTCCACTAATGAATTCGTGGAAAAGAAAGCCAATAAAGTTCGTGTGAAGGATACCGTTGGTAGCGGCGATTCTTTCCTGGCGGCCTTCCTCGCCAATAAGCTGAAAGGTAGCTCCATTGCCGATTCCCTGGATCGCGCCAGCCTTTTATCAGGATTCATCGCCACGCAGGCGGGCGCCTGTCCCGTTTACGATGAGAATGATCTCCTGCGTTTCAAACAATCGATCGACTTAATTCAGTACCAATAAAATCACAGATATGATCAGTAAAAGAATATTGTTAGGCTGTCTGATTTTTCAATCTGCTTTTTCATTTGCTCAGAAACCGATGCAGAAAGTGGTGGCCAATAATTTCAAGGAATTGCAGCAATACTTTACCTACAAGGATTCCAAACCGGTGATCATTTCAGGTCATCGTGGTGGCATGCTGCCTTATTTCCCGGAGAACAGTATCGAAGCGATGGAAAAAACGCTGACCATCCTCCCTTCTTTTTTCGAGATCGATCCAAGGCTCACCAAAGACAGTGTGCTGGTGCTGATGCATGATGCCACGCTCGACAGGACTACCACGCTCAAAGGAAAAGTATCCGACTACACATACGAAGAACTGAAGCAGGCGCGGCTGAAAGACCGTCAGGGTAACATAACTGATTTCAAGATCCCTACACTCATGGAAGCGCTGGAATGGGGAAAAGACAAAACCATTTTCAATCTCGATAACAAAGGCATTCCCTGGTCAAAGTATGTGGACATGCTGAAGGATAAGAAGTATGCGAATATCCTGCTGAGCGTACGTTCCATGGAAGAAGCATCTTACTACTACACACACCTGAAAGAAGTGATGCTCTGTGTGGCCATCAGGAACCAAAGCGATCTGGATGCCTGGAAGAAAACCCGCATACCTTATAACAGGCTGGTGGCTTATGTTGGTTATACGATGGATCCCAAACACCAGGCAGTATATGATTTCCTGCGCAGCAAAGGTGTAATGATCTTCATTTCTATTCATCCTACACAGGACAAACTGAAAACAGATCTTGAAAAAGTGAAAGGTTATTCAGAAGAACTGATCAAGCGCCCGGATATCATTGAAACTGATTATCCCGCTTTGTTTGTGAACGAAAAACCATAATGATAGTTTCATGGCAGGCATCTGAAGGGAGCGTCGAAAGCTGCTCCTTTTTTTGTGTGCATGTAAATCCACATCCTTCAGCCTGTTATGCAGTGCGAAATCAGGCATAACAATTGCGACTGTTGGCTTATAAAATCAGCCACCATGGTACAATTCCGCAATACCCGAAGGGCCTTTATCAGAAGCGCCACACAGAAGATCAGCTTGCTGGCATTAGGCAGTCAGGCTATTCCTGCCCTCGCTGAAGAACTGGAGCCCGTGGAAGAATTGCTTCCGCCGGAAGGCATCTTGCTGGAACAACCGCTGGCAAAAGAGCAGATCATTGCTGCAAAAAAATTGGGAATAGCCCTGGTGGGCCTGGGCGGCTATGCCGGAGGCCAGCTGGCGCCTGCCTTACAGGAAACGGAACACTGTTACCTGGCCGGCATCGTAACAGGTACGCCACAAAAAGCGGCTGACTGGAAAACGAAATACAATATTCCCGATAAGAATATTTACAATTACGAAAACTTTGATCAGATCATCGATAACAAGGATATCGATATCGTTTACGTGGTACTGCCCAATGCGATGCACTGTGAATACGTTATCCGCGCAGCCAAAGCAGGAAAGCATGTGATCTGTGAAAAGCCGATGGCCATTACCGTGGAGGAATGCGACAGGATGATCGCTGCGTGTAAGGATGCCGGTAAGATGCTGTCCATCGGCTACCGCCTGCATTTTGAACCCTATAACCAGGAAATGATGAGACTGGGGACAAAAAAAATCTTCGGTGAGATCAAAACCATTGAAGCGCATGATGGTATGGGTGATACCAATGGATGGAGGCTCGATA
This portion of the Pseudobacter ginsenosidimutans genome encodes:
- a CDS encoding mannitol dehydrogenase family protein, yielding MYLNKETVTKLPDTIKKNKAVQRPPAAVMHFGVGGFHRSHQAYALQQLLQLDPVKYAEWSICGICIMPSDKAFVERVKQQDLLYSLRICASGTKEEVMVVDAITELLFGPEQQNEIIHRIAAASTKLISFTITEGGYNIDEASGAFNLQQAEILNDLQPANAAKTVFGFLARGLQKRMSSDGGPITLLSCDNIQGNGDVLKLALYSFVNAYDASLITYLDQQVSFPNCMVDRITPVTTAADRALLETAYGYKDDCLVVCEPFFQWVIEKEKNVQLPPLELVGVDLVEDVKAYESMKLRILNGGHSLTGLTGKAMGYQFIHDAVQDPTIAVLFDLYNVKEVHPSLEPLPGVDYAAYAAKVKSRFANALINDSTDRIISGSTAKIPKFVLPVIQHQVSKGIKPVTGALIVAAWWHYLDTQIGSGTAIDDPAAPEWKQLFRENADDTLSAFLGKQDLFGELSLNTLFCEQVQLFAALIRKHDMLYACEQAIKSLQ
- a CDS encoding carbohydrate kinase family protein is translated as MKHTRVVCFGEILWDNLKEGRRLGGAPLNVCYHLTKSGIESSIISQVGNDQNGEAIFTELKKLGVDTRFCAISMEKPTSTVEVHMNGQELRYEIVEDVAWDYIETTPEMIELVKAADALVFGSLVTRSEISRKTLFRLMEESRFLVFDMNLRAPFYDRDGIFRLMNKTDLLKLNEDELGIVSGWLGENSTEKQQQLQTIRKQFPNIAEIILTLGAEGSVYFSTNEFVEKKANKVRVKDTVGSGDSFLAAFLANKLKGSSIADSLDRASLLSGFIATQAGACPVYDENDLLRFKQSIDLIQYQ
- a CDS encoding glycerophosphodiester phosphodiesterase family protein — protein: MISKRILLGCLIFQSAFSFAQKPMQKVVANNFKELQQYFTYKDSKPVIISGHRGGMLPYFPENSIEAMEKTLTILPSFFEIDPRLTKDSVLVLMHDATLDRTTTLKGKVSDYTYEELKQARLKDRQGNITDFKIPTLMEALEWGKDKTIFNLDNKGIPWSKYVDMLKDKKYANILLSVRSMEEASYYYTHLKEVMLCVAIRNQSDLDAWKKTRIPYNRLVAYVGYTMDPKHQAVYDFLRSKGVMIFISIHPTQDKLKTDLEKVKGYSEELIKRPDIIETDYPALFVNEKP
- a CDS encoding Gfo/Idh/MocA family protein — translated: MVQFRNTRRAFIRSATQKISLLALGSQAIPALAEELEPVEELLPPEGILLEQPLAKEQIIAAKKLGIALVGLGGYAGGQLAPALQETEHCYLAGIVTGTPQKAADWKTKYNIPDKNIYNYENFDQIIDNKDIDIVYVVLPNAMHCEYVIRAAKAGKHVICEKPMAITVEECDRMIAACKDAGKMLSIGYRLHFEPYNQEMMRLGTKKIFGEIKTIEAHDGMGDTNGWRLDKKLAGGGPLMDVGIYCVQGCRYTTGLEPIAVTAVEGPKTKPEKFKDVEESLDWTLEFPGGIKAHCKTSYTKNMNLLQANAEKGWFKLSPAYPYRGQQGETSEGKMNFPSVNQQARQMDDFALAILEGRATPVPGEMGRQDVKILQAIYKAMETKKRVEIV